A genomic region of Candidatus Dependentiae bacterium contains the following coding sequences:
- a CDS encoding ferritin: MKDCCNIKYLLLFMAILVGLFFVFKKKFFKKIRFNKTIISKVVSAKDKEILKLLNKALADEWLAYYQYWVGSKIVKGEFSKEAVVEMVQHASDEKRHADMLTEHILKLGGIPILDFYKLEDISGCGYTTPPALGDIKIILEQNIEGERCAIKFYKNFLTQLNENYQALKKDIETILKDEEEHEVDLNDILKNIIE, from the coding sequence ATGAAAGATTGTTGTAATATTAAGTATTTATTATTATTCATGGCAATTCTAGTCGGATTGTTTTTTGTTTTCAAGAAAAAGTTTTTCAAGAAAATACGTTTTAATAAAACGATTATATCAAAAGTTGTTTCAGCCAAAGATAAAGAAATTTTAAAATTATTAAATAAAGCTTTAGCTGACGAGTGGCTTGCTTATTATCAATATTGGGTTGGCTCAAAAATTGTTAAAGGCGAATTTTCCAAAGAAGCAGTTGTTGAAATGGTACAGCATGCATCTGATGAAAAACGTCATGCCGATATGCTAACTGAACATATATTAAAATTAGGCGGTATACCTATTTTAGATTTTTATAAATTAGAGGATATTTCCGGGTGCGGTTATACTACGCCACCGGCTTTGGGCGATATCAAAATTATTTTAGAACAAAATATTGAAGGTGAGCGTTGTGCTATAAAATTTTATAAGAATTTTTTAACCCAATTGAACGAAAATTATCAAGCATTAAAAAAAGATATAGAGACGATTTTAAAAGATGAAGAGGAACACGAAGTTGATTTAAATGATATTTTGAAAAATATAATTGAGTAA
- a CDS encoding tyrosine--tRNA ligase yields the protein MNKDLKKSLEVLKSGTVQILPEADFLKKLQSGKKLKIKFGADPTAPDLHLGHVVVFNKLRQFQDLGHEAIFLIGDFTALIGDPSGKSKTRPPLTEKEVEKNAKTYLEQVGKILDINKTTVVYNSQWLSKFKFDDVLKLAGKVTVARIIEREDFAKRLSENSPIGMHELFYPLMQGYDSVELHADVELGGTDQTFNLLMGRFLQEQVGQEPQVIMTMPLLEGLDGVKKMSKSLGNYVGLWEAPDIAYGKLMSVSDELMFKYYLLLLNKTESEIKTIKEDVLSGSVHPMKLKKQMAYDILSKYWSQNDAKFGQEKFEALFQKKDYSQATEVQLKKDFKNPVWIVDLLKELKAVASSSDAKRLIESGAVLIDNQEIKEFKAEVYWKSGLTIKVGKHKFFKIK from the coding sequence ATGAATAAAGATTTAAAAAAAAGTTTGGAAGTTTTAAAATCTGGAACAGTTCAAATTTTACCTGAAGCCGATTTTTTAAAGAAATTGCAAAGTGGTAAAAAATTAAAAATTAAATTTGGTGCAGATCCAACGGCACCCGACCTTCATTTGGGTCATGTTGTTGTTTTTAACAAATTAAGACAATTTCAAGATTTGGGACACGAAGCTATATTTTTGATTGGTGATTTTACAGCATTGATTGGAGATCCTTCAGGAAAATCAAAAACTCGACCACCTTTAACTGAGAAAGAAGTTGAAAAAAATGCAAAAACCTATTTGGAGCAGGTTGGTAAAATACTTGATATAAATAAAACTACGGTTGTGTATAACTCTCAATGGTTGTCCAAATTTAAATTTGATGATGTGTTAAAGTTGGCCGGAAAAGTTACAGTTGCAAGAATTATAGAACGAGAAGATTTTGCTAAGCGATTATCAGAAAATAGTCCAATTGGAATGCATGAACTTTTTTATCCTTTAATGCAGGGCTATGATTCTGTTGAACTGCATGCCGATGTTGAACTTGGCGGAACAGATCAGACGTTTAATCTTTTAATGGGGCGCTTTTTGCAAGAGCAGGTTGGTCAAGAGCCTCAAGTTATAATGACAATGCCTTTACTTGAAGGACTTGATGGCGTTAAAAAAATGTCTAAAAGTCTTGGAAATTATGTAGGACTTTGGGAAGCTCCGGATATTGCATATGGAAAGTTGATGTCAGTTTCTGACGAGTTAATGTTTAAATATTATTTATTATTATTAAACAAAACGGAATCAGAAATAAAAACTATAAAAGAAGACGTTTTGAGCGGTTCTGTGCATCCTATGAAACTTAAAAAACAGATGGCCTATGATATTTTATCTAAATATTGGTCACAAAATGATGCTAAATTTGGCCAAGAAAAATTTGAAGCTCTTTTTCAAAAAAAAGATTATTCACAAGCAACAGAAGTTCAATTGAAAAAAGATTTTAAAAATCCTGTTTGGATAGTTGATTTGTTAAAAGAGTTAAAAGCGGTTGCAAGTTCTTCAGATGCAAAAAGATTGATTGAATCGGGTGCAGTTTTAATTGATAATCAAGAAATAAAAGAATTTAAAGCTGAAGTTTATTGGAAATCCGGTTTGACTATAAAAGTTGGAAAACATAAGTTTTTTAAAATTAAATAG
- a CDS encoding site-2 protease family protein, with translation MFDNKILELFSVLAIIFPAFLLIFTFRGFFKALIAKILGDSTASDNGFLSLNPFVHIDIVGFLSILFVVFFLGGLLSGYVPLVLLFLVIILVGARFTIPVPINENKFKYYKLGLLFMTILVPALSFLIALIFMYCIKYFPISLVPKYVYTSFIDIFKTIMEFSIFFGVLDLIPLPPFDGGRIIKFLLPIKYEWVYYWLEKYSFFIFLIVFFMPVVSNYFFGMVHILTFFVKYFLTILVF, from the coding sequence ATGTTTGATAATAAGATTTTGGAATTGTTTAGTGTTTTGGCCATAATATTTCCGGCTTTTTTATTAATTTTTACATTTAGAGGTTTTTTTAAAGCCTTGATTGCAAAAATTTTGGGCGATTCTACGGCGAGCGATAATGGATTTTTATCGTTAAATCCATTTGTACATATAGATATAGTAGGCTTTTTATCTATATTGTTTGTAGTTTTTTTTCTAGGGGGACTACTTTCCGGATATGTACCATTGGTATTGCTTTTTTTAGTTATTATTTTGGTTGGAGCTCGGTTTACTATACCGGTTCCAATTAATGAGAATAAGTTTAAATATTATAAACTTGGTCTTTTATTTATGACGATTTTAGTTCCGGCGCTAAGTTTTTTGATAGCATTAATTTTTATGTATTGCATAAAGTATTTCCCAATAAGTTTGGTGCCAAAATATGTTTATACATCTTTTATAGATATTTTTAAGACAATCATGGAGTTTTCAATATTTTTTGGTGTTTTGGATTTAATTCCGTTGCCTCCATTTGATGGCGGTAGAATTATAAAATTTTTATTACCAATAAAATATGAATGGGTTTATTATTGGCTAGAAAAATATTCGTTTTTTATTTTTTTAATTGTGTTTTTTATGCCGGTAGTTAGTAACTATTTTTTTGGAATGGTGCATATATTAACTTTTTTCGTAAAATATTTTTTAACTATTTTGGTTTTTTAA